Proteins from a single region of Chlorocebus sabaeus isolate Y175 chromosome 25, mChlSab1.0.hap1, whole genome shotgun sequence:
- the FASLG gene encoding tumor necrosis factor ligand superfamily member 6 yields the protein MQQPFNYPYPQIYWVDSSASSPWAPPGTVLPCPTSVPRRPGQRRPPPPPPPPPPPLPPPPPPPLPPLPLPPLKKRGNHSTGLCLLVMFFMVLVALVGLGLGMFQLFHLQKELAELRESTSQRHTVSSLEKQIGHPSPPPEKKEQRKVAHLTGKPNSRSMPLEWEDTYGIVLLSGVKYKKGGLVINETGLYFVYSKVYFRGQSCTNLPLSHKVYMRNSKYPQDLVMMEGKMMSYCTTGQMWAHSSYLGAVFNLTSADHLYVNVSELSLVNFEESQTFFGLYKL from the exons ATGCAGCAGCCCTTCAATTACCCATATCCCCAGATCTACTGGGTGGACAGCAGTGCCAGCTCTCCCTGGGCCCCTCCAGGCACAGTTCTTCCCTGTCCAACCTCTGTGCCCAGAAGGCCTGGTCAAAGGAGGCCAccaccaccgccgccgccgccgccaccgccactACCACCTCCACCGCCGCCACCACTGCCTCCACTACCGCTGCCACCCTTGAAGAAGAGGGGAAACCACAGCACAGGCCTGTGTCTCCTTGTGATGTTTTTCATGGTTCTGGTTGCCTTGGTAGGATTGGGACTGGGGATGTTTCAGCTCTTCCACCTACAGAAAGAGCTGGCAGAACTCCGAGAG TCTACCAGCCAGAGGCATACagtatcatctttggagaaacaaATAG GTCACCCCAGTCCACCCCCTGAGAAAAAGGAGCAGAGGAAAGTGGCCCATTTAACAG GCAAGCCCAACTCAAGGTCCATGCCTCTGGAATGGGAAGACACCTATGGAATTGTCCTGCTTTCTGGAGTGAAATATAAGAAGGGTGGCCTTGTGATCAATGAAACTGGGCTGTACTTTGTATATTCCAAAGTATACTTCCGGGGTCAATCTTGCACCAACCTGCCCCTGAGCCACAAGGTCTACATGAGGAACTCTAAGTATCCCCAGGATCTGGTGATGATGGAGGGGAAGATGATGAGCTACTGCACTACTGGGCAGATGTGGGCCCACAGCAGCTACCTGGGGGCAGTGTTCAATCTTACCAGTGCTGATCATTTATATGTCAATGTATCTGAGCTCTCTCTGGTCAATTTTGAGGAATCTCAGACATTTTTTGGCCTATATAAGCTCTAA